A region of the Leptospiraceae bacterium genome:
TTATCCAATTCGAAAAAGACCGTATTCTTAAAACCACGGCTAACAGCTTCTAACCCCATTTGACCAGATCCGGCAAATAAATCAATAAACAACGAATCGGAAAGAGAAATATCTCCCTGTAAATCAAGGGAATCAAGAATTGAGAATACAGATTTTTTTAACAGTGCGGAGGTAAAATTGCTATTACCTTTAATGGCAGAAGGAACTAAAACTTTTCTTCCTTTGTAAATGCCTGACTGAATAGACAGATTACTATTCATTAGAGGGAGATTTCTTTTCTTGCTTAGATTCTCCAAATAAGATACTTTCCAACTGGGCGAGAGAGTCTTCTAGCTTATCATTTACAATTCTATAATCATACTCATCTGCTAGTAATAATTCTTTTCGTCCGTTTCGAATTCGACGCTCAATGACTTCAGGACTATCTGAGCCTCTATTCTTAAGGCGCTGAATCCAAATTTCTTCAGATGGAGGAAGAATAAAAATAGATTTAACAGTTTGAATTTTAGACTTTATGATTTTAAATCCTTGCACATCAATATCTAAAATTATTTTATAACCTTTACGAATTTCCTTTTCAATGTATCGTTTTGAGGTTCCATAATAATTATCATGAACGAGTGCCCATTCTAAAAAGTAATCATGCTCAATGAGTCGCTCGAATTCATCTCTAGTAACAAATTGATAGTTTTTTCCAGGCTCATCTCCGGGTCGAACAGCTCTCGAAGTAACAGAAATTGAAAAATGTATATCAGGATGTTTTTCTAATAGAAGGGAGATTAGTGTTGTTTTTCCGCCACCCGCTACGGATGATATTACGTATAAGATTCCTCTAGGATTCACTTTCAAGCGACTCTTCCTCCAATGCGGGTAAATTATTGTCATCCGCTTCAATTCTTCTAGCTAGAGATTCTACTTTCAAACTGGAAAGGATTAAGTGATTGGT
Encoded here:
- the gmk gene encoding guanylate kinase; translation: MTIIYPHWRKSRLKVNPRGILYVISSVAGGGKTTLISLLLEKHPDIHFSISVTSRAVRPGDEPGKNYQFVTRDEFERLIEHDYFLEWALVHDNYYGTSKRYIEKEIRKGYKIILDIDVQGFKIIKSKIQTVKSIFILPPSEEIWIQRLKNRGSDSPEVIERRIRNGRKELLLADEYDYRIVNDKLEDSLAQLESILFGESKQEKKSPSNE